The DNA window CTCTGAATACGGAGTTAGCCCAAGATCCGTCCATCATCATGATAGCTTCACCAGTGATAACTTGGTTTCTCATATCAGCGTACTCAAATCCGAGTTCGCCTTTTTTGTAGTAGCCTTTTTGAACCCATTCTTGGTGCTTAGTAACCGCTTTCACTACGTTTGGATCAGTCCATTTAGTAGTGCCTGATTTGAATCCGTAAGTAATGTCAGCTCCTGCATAGTACGACCACAGGTTGTTCGTAGTCATCAAAGGAATCCATGCGTCTTTTGAAGATTGAGCGAAAGGAACTTTACCGTCCGCTTTAATTGTTTCAGCTAATTTGTCTAACTCATCAAGAGTTGCAGGAACTTTAAGTCCTTTTTGTTCAAAGTACTCTTTGTTATAGAAGAATCCTTCGATTGATCCACCGATTGGAAGACCATAAACTTTATCTTGGTAAGTAAATGGAGCTAAAGTATTAAATTTTTCTTTGATACCGAGCTCATCCAAAATTGGAGTCAAATCAAGCATCAAACCTTCTTTAGCATAGAGTTGAGCATCTGGACTACCAAATACATCAAATACTTCAGGTGGTTTACCCGCAGCCATTTCGCCTCTGAGCTTTTCTTTACGGTTAACTTCAGAATCTACACCGTCTAGCTTGATTTTCAAACCAGGAACAGCCGCTTCTGTTTGCTTGATTACATCTTCTAGCATTGCCAAACGGAATTTCTTAGCTTCCCCTACTTGAGTGTGACGAATTGTAATTTCAAACGGTTCGTCATTCACCTTTGGTTCATTTGTTGCGGCATTCGTTGCAGCTGGTTCTTGTGTCGGAGTGTTCTTAGCTTCGTTGTCTGATTTACCGCAACCTGCGAGTAAACCGGATGCTACGAATACTAGTGATACTAGCAGCACCAAACTCTTTTTCATATTTCTTAGACCCTCCTCAAGATCGGTTTGTGTTACATCTTTATTATAGAAAGCGCATTCACTTTTGTTAAGGAGGACATTTTTCTATTATAGGGATAATATCATCCAAACCTCAATAAAATGAAAACGGTTAAACCTCACATCTGCTGTAGGGTTTAACCGTTTAATGGAATTTTACACGTTTTGCGTCATGAAACATGACACGAAGCTTATTTAGTTGCAGACACTACCTGCTGCCGCCCCTCTTCAATTAGGCGATTTGCCCGCTCGATTTCCTCAGCCGTAGGAGATGGAACTCCTTCCAACTCATATTTCCAGCCGAGCTCCTGCCATTTAAACACACCCATTTGATGATAAGGAAGAAGTTCAAATTTCTCAACTGCATTCAGTCCACCAATAAATCTGCCTAAATTCAACAAATCTTGCTCATC is part of the Paenibacillus segetis genome and encodes:
- a CDS encoding ABC transporter substrate-binding protein: MKKSLVLLVSLVFVASGLLAGCGKSDNEAKNTPTQEPAATNAATNEPKVNDEPFEITIRHTQVGEAKKFRLAMLEDVIKQTEAAVPGLKIKLDGVDSEVNRKEKLRGEMAAGKPPEVFDVFGSPDAQLYAKEGLMLDLTPILDELGIKEKFNTLAPFTYQDKVYGLPIGGSIEGFFYNKEYFEQKGLKVPATLDELDKLAETIKADGKVPFAQSSKDAWIPLMTTNNLWSYYAGADITYGFKSGTTKWTDPNVVKAVTKHQEWVQKGYYKKGELGFEYADMRNQVITGEAIMMMDGSWANSVFRDPAQAGDMVGKIGYFNMPPVNAGDKAIVMQDANNGYGFSSAVAEDPRKLAAVKEFIKNMWTDEMQLRGLKDDGVLPAMKISLDQMKSTSDDPLMQDIFKAVSEIGTSFPAFDALVQAEVNTALSMGIQQVIGGEIDPAKMLENVQAAQDAANATAE